Genomic segment of Chitinophaga varians:
TCGTACAGAAAGAAGAGGTGAGCGGCGATTTCTCCATCATCTACAACACATTAAACAAGGATACATCCAACTCCGAGCTGGAAGCCGTTCAGCACATCTACCGCCAACTGCGCGGTGCCGATGCGCCGGATGATGAAACAGCAAGGGGTATCATCGATAAATTATTCTTCTCCGACAAACGTTATGACCTCGGAGACGTAGGCCGTTACAAAATCAACCGGAAACTGGGTCTGTCTACTCCGCTGGACATGAAAGTGCTGACGAAAGACGACATCATTTCCATCATCAAGTACCTGGTACAACTGACCAACGGTAAAGCAGAGATCGACGATATCGATCACCTGAGCAACCGTCGTGTACGTACCGTGGGTGAACAGCTGTACGCTCAGTTTGGCGTTGGTCTGGCCCGTATGGCCCGTACCATCCGCGAACGTATGAACGTACGTGACAACGAGGTGTTTACACCAGTGGACCTGATCAATGCGAGGACCCTGTCTTCCGTGATCAACTCCTTCTTCGGTACCTCCCAGCTGTCACAGTTCCTCGACCAAACCAACCCGCTGTCTGAGATCACGCACAAACGCCGTATCTCCGCCCTCGGTCCCGGTGGTCTGAGCCGTGAAAGAGCAGGCTTTGAGGTGCGTGACGTTCACTATAGCCACTATGGCCGTCTGTGTACGATCGAAACACCGGAAGGCCCGAACATCGGTCTGATTTCCACCCTTTGCGTACACGCGAAGGTGAATGAAATGGGCTTCATCGAAACACCGTACCGCAAAGTAAATTCCGGTAAGGTAGACATGCAGAAGGTAGAGTTCCTGAGCGCGGAAGAAGAAGATACCGTGAAGATCGCACAGGCCAACGCTCCGCTCGATGACAAAGGCAACTTCCTCAACGATAAAGTAAAATCCCGCGAAACCGGTGACTTCCCGATCCTGGACAAACAGGAAGTGGAATTCATGGACGTGGCGCCAAACCAGATCGTAGGTCTGAGTGCTTCCCTGATTCCGTTCCTCGAACATGATGACGCCAACCGTGCGTTGATGGGATCAAACATGCAACGTCAGGCCGTGCCACTGCTGAACCCGGAAGTGCCCATCGTGGGTACCGGCCTGGAAGCAAAGGCAGCACGCGACTCCCGCCTGCAAATCACCGCAGAAGGCAAGGGCGTGATCGAATTCGTGGACGCCAAAGAAATCCATGTTCGTTACGAGCGTGACGAGCTGCAGAAACTGGTGAGCTTCGAAGACGACCTGGTGATCTATAACCTGACCAAATTCGTTAAAACAAACCAGAGTACCTGTATCAACCTCAGACCTTGCGTGAAGAAAGGTCAGCGCGTGGAAATCGGCGACTTCCTCACAGAAGGTTACGCTACCCGTGGCGGTGAACTGGCACTGGGCCGTAACATGAAAGTGGCGTTCATGCCATGGAAAGGTTACAACTTTGAGGATGCGATCGTAATCTCTGAACGTGTAGCACGTGAAGACCTCTTTACCTCCATCCACATTGACGAATACGAACTGGAAGTACGTGACACCAAACTGGGCGAGGAAGAACTGACCCCGGATATCCCGAACGTGAGCGAAGAGGCTACCAAAGACCTCGACCAGAACGGTATCATCCGTGTGGGCGCCCACATTAAGGAAGGTGACATCCTGATCGGTAAAATCACACCGCGTGGTGAATCTGATCCTTCTCCGGAAGAAAAGCTCCTCAGAGCGATCTTCGGTGACAAGGCATCCGATGCGAAAGACGCTTCCCTGAAAGCACCTCCGTCCACAGAAGGCGTGGTGATCGACAAGAAGCTGTTCAGCCGCGCTAAGAAAGATAAAAACTCCAAGACCCGCGAAAAAGCGGCCATCGAAAAACTGGAGAAAATACACCAGAAGAACACTGAAGACCTGCTGGAAGTGCTGATGAGCAAACTGCTGGTACTGCTGAAAGACAAAACGTCCCAGGGCATTACCAACACTTACGGTGAAGTACTGATCTCCAAAGGTTCCAAGTTCTCCCAGAAAAACCTGGTGAATATTGATTTCATGAACGTGAACCCGCTGGGTTGGACCACCGACGAGGTGACCAACGACCAGATCAATACCCTGCTGCACAATTACAACATCAAGTACAACGAAGAGCTGGGCCGTTACAAACGTGAGAAATTCAACATCTCCATTGGTGACGAACTGCCTGCCGGCGTACTGAAACTGGCGAAGGTATACCTGGCCAGCAAACGTAAGCTGAAAGTAGGGGACAAGATGGCGGGCCGCCACGGTAACAAGGGTATCGTAGCAAGGATCGTGCGTGACGAAGACATGCCGTTCCTGGCAGACGGTACACCGCTGGACATAGTACTGAACCCGCTGGGCGTACCTTCCCGTATGAACCTCGGACAGATCTACGAAACCGTACTGGGCTGGGCCGGTCTGAAACTGGGTATGCGTTTCGCTACTCCGATCTTTGACGGTGCTACTACTGAAGAAATAGCCAATTATATCAATGAGGCAGGACTGCCAAGCTTTGGCCACACTTACCTGTATGATGGTGAGACCGGCGACCGCTTCCACCAGAAAGCTACCGTGGGCGTGATCTACATGCTCAAACTGAGCCACATGGTGGACGACAAAATGCACGCCCGTTCTATCGGACCGTACAGCCTCATCACGCAACAGCCGCTGGGTGGTAAAGCCCAGTTCGGTGGTCAGCGTTTTGGTGAGATGGAGGTGTGGGCACTGGAAGCATACGGTGCAGCCAACATTCTGCAGGAACTGCTTACCATCAAATCCGATGATATCGTTGGTCGCGCCAAAGCCTATGAATCCATCGTTAAAGGTGACAACATCCCGAAAGCCGGTGTGCCTGAATCCTTCAACGTATTGATCCATGAATTGCGTGGTCTGGGTCTTGATCTGAAATTTGACTAAGAGCTTTTAGCTACCAGCCATTAGCCCCCGGCTAATGGCTGATAGCTTGGATATTTCGCAGGAATAAAATTTTTGTCGCTGGCTTAACACCAACGGCTAACAGCTAAAAGCTAATAACAGATGGCTATCAAAAAAGAAAATCGTCCTAAATCAAATTTTAACAGCATCACCATTAGTCTGGCTTCTCCGGATGTAATCCTGGAGCGTTCATACGGTGAGGTGCTGAAACCTGAAACCATCAACTACCGTACTTACAAGCCGGAACGTGATGGTTTGTTCTGCGAAAGAATATTCGGGCCTGTAAAGGATTACGAATGCTATTGCGGAAAATATAAACGTATCCGTTATAAAGGTATCGTATGTGACCGCTGTGGGGTGGAAGTAACGGAGAAAAAAGTACGTCGCGAAAGAATGGGCCACATCCGTCTGGTAGTGCCTGTTGTACATATATGGTATTTCAAATCGCTCCCTAACAAGATCGGTTACCTGCTGGGAATGTCTTCCAAAAAGCTGGAGACCATCGTTTACTACGAAAGATATGTAGTAATCCAGGCGGGCGCGAAACAGGAAAAAGGAATGAACTACGGTGACCTGCTCACTGAAGAAGAATACCTCGACATCCTGGACACCCTGCCTAAAGACAATCAGCTGTTGCCGGATGAAGATCCCAACAAGTTCATTGCCAAAATGGGTGCTGAAGCGGTGGAAATGATGCTGGCCCGTATTGATCTGGACAGCCTTTCCTACCAGCTGCGTAATCAGGCCGCTACTGAAACTTCCCAGCAACGTAAAGCGGAAGCGCTGAAACGTCTGAGCGTGGTGGAAGCTTTCCGTGACGCCAACAGCCGCGTAGAAAACCGTCCTGAATGGATGGTGATGCAATATATCCCTGTAGTACCGCCTGAACTGCGTCCGTTAGTGCCGCTGGATGGTGGCCGTTTTGCGTCTTCCGACCTGAACGATCTGTACCGCAGGGTGATCATTCGTAACAACCGTCTGAAACGTCTGATCGAAATTAAAGCACCGGAAGTGATCCTGCGTAACGAAAAACGTATGCTGCAGGAAGCGGTGGATTCCCTGTTCGACAACTCCCGTAAATCCAATGCGGTGAAAGCGGAAGGTGGTCGTGCGCTGAAATCCCTCTCCGATGTGCTGAAAGGTAAACAAGGCCGTTTCCGTCAGAACCTCCTCGGTAAACGTGTGGACTACTCCGGTCGTTCCGTTATCGTGGTAGGCCCTGAACTGAAACTGCATGAGTGCGGCCTGCCGAAAGATATGGCTGCCGAGCTGTTCAAACCGTTTATCATCCGTAAACTGATAGAAAGAGGCATCGTAAAAACCGTGAAATCAGCGAAAAAGCTGGTAGACCGGAAAGAAGCGGTGGTTTGGGACATCCTGGAAAACGTGCTGAAAGGTCACCCGGTATTGTTAAACCGTGCTCCGACCCTGCACCGTCTGTCTATTCAGGCATTCCAGCCTAAACTGGTGGAAGGTAAAGCGATCCAGTTGCACCCGCTCGTGTGTTCTGCGTTCAACGCCGACTTCGATGGTGACCAGATGGCGGTACACGTGCCGTTGAGCAATGCTGCTATTCTGGAAGCCCAACTGCTGATGCTGTCTTCCCACAACATCCTCAACCCGCAGAACGGTACGCCGATCACCCTGCCTTCACAGGACATGGTACTCGGTCTGTATTACATCACCAAGGGTAAGAAAACCCAGGGCGATGTGGTGGTAAGAGGTGAAGGCAAAGCTTTCTATTCTGCTGAAGAGGTGATCATTGCACTGAACGAAGACAGAATTGACCTGCACGCTCACATCCGTGTAAAAACCACGGTGAGAACTGCTGAAGGTAACCTGGAGAACAAACTCATCGAAACTACCGTAGGCCGCGTACTGTTCAACCAGTTCGTACCGAAGGAAGCAGGTTATGTAAATGCCCTGTTGACGAAGAAGTCACTGCGTGAAATCATCGGTGATATCATCAAATACACAGATATTCCAAAAACTGCCAAATTCCTGGACGACATCAAACAATTAGGTTTCCGCATGGCGTTCCGTGGTGGTCTGTCATTTAACATCAATGACCTGATCATTCCGGAAGTTAAGCAGGAAATGATTGATGCTGCTGCCGGTGAAGTGGACGAAGTTTGGGACAACTATAACATGGGTCTGATCACCAACAACGAACGTTACAACCAGATCATCGATATCTGGTCCCGCGTGGATACCAAGGTGACAGAAACCCTGATCCGTGAACTGGCAACAGACAAACAGGGCTTCAACTCTGTGTACATGATGCTTGATTCCGGTGCGCGTGGTTCCAAACAGCAGATCAAACAGCTGGCTGGTATCAGGGGTCTGATGGCCAAGCCGCGTAAGAGTGGTTCTACCGGTTCTGAGATCATCGAAAACCCGGTATTGTCCAACTTTAAGGATGGTCTGAACGTATTGGAATACTTCATCTCTACCCACGGTGCCCGTAAGGGTCTTGCGGATACGGCGTTGAAAACGGCGGATGCGGGTTACCTGACCCGTCGTCTGGTAGACGTTGCGCAGGACGTGGTGATCAACGAAGAGGATTGCGGCACCCTGCGTGGTATTGCGACCGCTGCGTTGAAAGACAACGAAGAGGTGATCGAAACACTGTACGACCGTATCCTGGGCCGTACTTCCCTGCACGACGTGTTTGATCCTCACACCGAGGAGCTGCTGGTAAGTGCCGGTGAAGAAATTACCGAGGATATTGCTCATAGAATTGAATCCAGCGCGATCGAAACCGTAGAGATCCGTTCCGTACTGACTTGCGAAAGCCGTCGTGGCGTGTGCGTGAAATGTTACGGTAAGAACCTCGCTACCGGTTACACTGCACAGCGTGGTGATGCGGTAGGTATCATCGCTGCACAGTCCATCGGTGAACCTGGTACACAGTTGACACTGCGTACGTTCCACGTGGGTGGTGTTGCGGGTTCCACTTCCGTTGAATCCGGCCTCCAGGCTAAATTTGACGGTACTATCCAGTTCGATGGCTTACGTACTACCACCTACGAAAACAACGAAGGTGAGAAAGTACAGGTGGTTATCGGCCGTACCGGTGAGTTGCGTATCATGGACGTGAAAAATGACCGTCTGCTGGTAACCAACAACATTCCTTATGGTTCCACCCTGCTGGTGAAAGACGGACAGAAAGTAGCGAAAGGCGACCAGATTTGTACCTGGGACCCATTCAACGCCGTTATCGTGTCCGAAATACCGGGTAACATTCGTTTCGACAGCATCATTGAAGGTATCACCTTCCGTGAAGAAGCGGACGAACAAACCGGTCACCGCGAGAAAGTGGTTATCGAAACCAAAGACAAAAACAAGATCCCGTCTATCTATGTAGATGGTAATAAAGAGGTGAAATCTTACAACTTGCCGGTAGGTTCCCACATTGTGATCTCTGAAGGTGATCATGTGAGAGCTGGTCAGGTAATCGTAAAAATCCCTCGTATCATTGGTAAACTGCGAGACATCACCGGTGGTCTGCCACGTGTAACTGAGCTGTTTGAAGCACGTAACCCGAGCAACCCTGCCATCGTTTCTGAAATCGACGGTGTGGTAGCCTTTGGTAACATCAAACGTGGTAACCGTGAGATCATCATCGAAAGCCGTGAAGGTCAGATCAAGAAATACCTGGTGCCTTTGACCCGTCACATCCTGGTACAGGACGGTGACTTCGTGAAGGCCGGTACTTCCCTGTCTGACGGTTCTACTACTCCTGCAGACATCCTGGCCATTAAAGGTCCGTTTGCCGTACAGGAATACCTGGTAAATGAAATTCAGGAAGTATACCGTTTACAGGGTGTAAAGATCAACGACAAACACATCGAGGTGATTGTTCGTCAGATGATGCGCAAAGTAAACATCGAAGATCCCGGAGATACCCGCTTCCTCGAAGGCGATACCGAAGACAGGTTCGACTTCTTCGAAGAGAACGACATGATCTTCGATAAGAAAGTGGTAACCGAAGCCGGTGAATCCGCTGTACTGAAAGCTGGTCAGATCGTGACCCTGCGTCAGGTACGTGAGGAAAACTCTCTGCTGCGCCGCGCCGATAAGAAACTGGTAGAATTCCGTGATGCACAACCGGCTACATCCAGCCCGCTGCTCCAGGGTATTACCAAAGCGTCTCTCGGTACACGTAGCTGGATTTCCGCTGCGTCCTTCCAGGAAACCACGAAAGTACTGTCTCAGGCAGCGATCAACGGTAAGATCGACGATATGACCGGTCTGAAGGAAAATATCGTTACCGGTCACCTGATCCCTGCTGGTACAGGTCTGCGTGAATTTGAAAACATGATCGTAGGTTCCAAAGAAGAATACGACATCCTGGCATCTTCCAAAGAAGTGTTCCAGTTTGACGAAGAAGAATAAATTGTTCCCCGGGCTGAAACCCAGGGCCACAAGATAAAAGAGGAAGCCCTCATTGATGAAAATCGATGAGGGCTTCTTCTTTTTTAGTACTTTACATCCGGTTTTAAAAACGATCCGGAAATTCATGAAAAAACTGCTTATTGTAGTATTGGGATGGCTGATAGTGATGACGGCCTGTAAGAAAAATAGTGATTCTGCCATTCCTGTGACCTCTTCCAGCTTTATGTTTTTTAATGGCGTCCCGGACAAAGCCTATGATATCTGGTTGGATAGCGCCAAAGTGGGGTCTAAGGTCATTTTTGGACAGCATACCCCTTATCAGTCTATGCGGGCGCAATTGTATACCATCTACATGGTGGACACAAGCAATCCGCGCGATACAATTCGGGTGGGGCAAATCAATCTGCGTAACAAACGTTTTTTCTCGGCTTACCTGGGATATGACTCTGCCAATAAAGTGCTTGCATTCCGTACCCTGGAAGACGACCTGAACCCTCCGGCGGCGGCAGACAGTATGAAACTCCGGGTGATAAGCCTCAATTACGCCTTCCGGTCTAACGGGCAGGCCGTTACGATGGACCTGTTTTCCCAAAACAACAAGTTCTTCAGGGGGCTTGGATTTATGCAGTTCACCCAGTACATCACACTGTTTGGGGACAGTACCTATCATTTTAATTTCCGGCCAACTGATGACACCACTGCTATTCCCAACAAGCTTGATTTTCCGTCACAACACGGGAAGGTCTATACGCTGATCACTATTGGCAATACGTTGAGTTCGGACAAGTTCAAGACCTTCACGATCACCCATAATTAACAGGAAAAGGGCTGTAGCGCTCCAGGCTGTAGCAAAAAGCTTCGTTAAAAATGGGAATCCGGATTTGAAAATCCGGTAAAAGCTTTATTTTAGCCCTTCAATTTTAAAACCTTAAAAGGAGTTAAATCTACCTATCAACATGCGCACTTGTAAACAATTCGTGTCAAAAGGATTATTGGCGGCATTAGCAGCCGGTTTATTTATGGCCTGCAACGGCAACAAGGCTGGCAACAATGCGCCTGCCGCCACTCCCGCAGCAGGTACTAACGCTCCGGCAGCGGGTTTCAAAATTGCTTACGTAGACCTGGATTCTCTGGAAGCGCATTTTGAATATTTCAAACAAAAGAAGTCCGAACTGGAGCAGAAGCAACAGGGTATGGACAACCAGCTGAAAGCCAAGGCCAGGGCTTTGCAGGCAGAATATCAGGACTTGCAGCGCAAGGCTTCCACGCTCACACAGGAGCAGGGTGAGGCCGCACAACGCTCCCTGATGGCCAAACAACAACAACTGGAGCAGGAAGCACAGAACATGCGTGCGGAATATGCCCAGAACGAAACCAAATTCAACGAAGAGCTGCAGAAGCGACTGGACGATTTCCTGAAATCCTTCAATGCTGACAAACGCTATTCTTATATCTTCTCTTACCGTACCGGTCAGAGCAACATTTTGTATGCGGACCCTGCATTCGACGTGACTGCTGATGTGATCAAAGGCATGAATGAGAAAGGCGCTGAAGCACCCGCTGCCAAATAAAGAAAATAACAGGCAAACATTAAAAAAATTGTCTACCTTATAGTCCCGGTTCCCCAAAAGAGCCGGGATTTTTTAATTTCTACCGTTATATGGACATCAACCAAAACAATTCATTTAAGCCTACGCTTGGCTTATTAGACGCCACCATGATAGTAGCCGGTTCCATGATAGGTTCCGGTATTTTTATTGTTACTGCAGAAATAGCCCGTAGTGTGGGCGGCGCCGGATGGGTTACCGCCATGTGGGTATTAGCGGGCGTGGTTACGCTTATTGCGGCACTCAGTTACGGTGAGTTATCCGGCATGTTTCCCAAAGCAGGCGGACAATACGTATACCTGCGGGAGGCTTACAATCCTTTCATCGCCTTTTTATTTGGATGGACGCAGTTCGGTGTTATCCAGACCGGCACCATCGCCGCTGTGGCTGTGGCTTTCGCCAAGTTTACCGCTTACCTGATACCGGGATTCAGCGAGAAAAATATTCTCTTGTCATTCAATGCGGAGCTAAAGCCCATATTCCAGATATCGGCTGCGCAGCTGGTGGCGATCGTTTCCATCATCCTGCTCACGTATATCAATACACGTGGCGTAAAACACGGCAAAGTGATACAGACCGTGTTTACATTGGCCAAACTCTTGTCCCTCTTTGGTTTGATCGTTTTTGGCCTGTTGCTGGGCGCTAAAGCAGAGATCTGGAATGCTAACTGGCAGGACCCGTGGAACCATTTTTCCATGGAGGCCGTAAATGGGGACACTATCATCAAGTCCTTGTCAGGGTTGGCTTTCTTTGGTGCTATCGCCGTATCCATGAAAGGGTCTTTGTTTTCCAGCGATGCGTGGAACAACGTGACCTTTATTGCCGCTGAGATTAAGAACCCCGCCAAAAATATTGGCCGTTCGTTGTTTCTGGGCACCCTGATCGTGACTATTATTTATGTAAGCTGCAACCTGATGTACCTGGCGGTATTGCCGCTGCATGACATCGCTTTCGCCGCCAATGACAGGGTAGGCGTAGCAGCGGCTGAAAAGATCTTTGGCGGCATTGGTTCCGGTATTATCGCCGTGATGATCATGATTTCCACTTTCGGCTGCAATAACGGGCTGATCCTGTCCGGCGCCCGTATATATTATACGATGGCGCAGGATGGACTGTTTTTCCGCAAAGCCGGAGAGCTGAACAAAAACGCTGTGCCCGCCCGCGGGTTGTGGATACAGTGCTTCTGGGCATCGTTGCTGTGCCTTACCGGCCGCTACAACGACTTGCTGGCGTTGGTGATATTCGGGGTGCTGATCTTTTATGTGCTGACCATTCTGGGCATTTTTATCCTGAGAAAGAAGCGTCCTGAACTGGAAAGGCCTTATAAAGCCATCGGTTATCCGGTGCTGCCGATGATATATGTAATAGTGGCGCTTTCACTGGCGGCACTGCTGCTGATTTTCGAAACTAACTACACTTTGCCTGGTCTGGGGATTATTTTATTGGGTATTCCCCTGTATTTTCTGGCCATGAGAAGCAAGGGAAAAGCGCTCTCCTAGCTAAAAAGGACAACAAAAAGGAAAATTTAACACGAACGTTGTATAAGATTTCGGGGCCACTGCGGTTTTATTAGCAGTGGCCCCTCTTAATTTGCACTAAGACAATTGGACGGACTTGTGGAGTTGGACCCTACTGGATTGCAGAAAACCCTATAGCAAAAAAAGCTAGAAAAAAAATGGCATTGCCACATCACAACGGAGTAAACGCTGCATGCAGCATCAGTTTTTATTGAACTATGAAATGTATGCCCTGGAGTATTTGTTAGACAGTTGTATGTTATTTTATGGACCCTCAAATAATATAAGCCATCGGAGTATTATATATATTTCTACATCTAAAGAAATTACCAGAAAAATATTTATTGCCAACAATGGTGTTCTATGGACATCATTCTCATAGAGTATGAAAAATATCAGGCGATAGAAAGGTATCTCAACCCCAAGATAACCATTAAAAGCCTACACGATTTGCATTCTCGAACATTCACATGACAATCTTTTACAACAAGCGTATGGTCTCTACCATGCGCTTCTTTTTTATTTTGATATTGGATTATTTGATTATTCAGCTATTGGATGGACAGAGGCTTGTTTAAAATATTCAAATGATTAAATAATTAAATAATCAAATGATGGTTATTTTTGCAGCATGTTTACAACCACCTCCAACAGTATATTTGACCGGAGCATACAGGATTATCA
This window contains:
- the rpoB gene encoding DNA-directed RNA polymerase subunit beta, encoding MSLKKAQTSERVNFGKIKQVTETPDLLAIQIQSFKDFFQLETTPDKRNNEGLFKVFKENFPITDTRNIFNLEFLDYFVDPPRYTIEECIERGLTYSVPLKAKLRLSCNDEEHVDFQTIVQDVFLGNIPYMTPRGTFVINGAERVVVSQLHRSPGVFFGQSVHPNGTKIYSARVIPFKGAWMEFATDINNVMYAYIDRKKKFPVTTLLRAIGYETDKDILQLFGMADEVKADKKSLDKYAGKKLAARVLRSWVEDFVDEDTGEVVSIERNEIMLERDSILDEANIETIVDMGLKSVFVQKEEVSGDFSIIYNTLNKDTSNSELEAVQHIYRQLRGADAPDDETARGIIDKLFFSDKRYDLGDVGRYKINRKLGLSTPLDMKVLTKDDIISIIKYLVQLTNGKAEIDDIDHLSNRRVRTVGEQLYAQFGVGLARMARTIRERMNVRDNEVFTPVDLINARTLSSVINSFFGTSQLSQFLDQTNPLSEITHKRRISALGPGGLSRERAGFEVRDVHYSHYGRLCTIETPEGPNIGLISTLCVHAKVNEMGFIETPYRKVNSGKVDMQKVEFLSAEEEDTVKIAQANAPLDDKGNFLNDKVKSRETGDFPILDKQEVEFMDVAPNQIVGLSASLIPFLEHDDANRALMGSNMQRQAVPLLNPEVPIVGTGLEAKAARDSRLQITAEGKGVIEFVDAKEIHVRYERDELQKLVSFEDDLVIYNLTKFVKTNQSTCINLRPCVKKGQRVEIGDFLTEGYATRGGELALGRNMKVAFMPWKGYNFEDAIVISERVAREDLFTSIHIDEYELEVRDTKLGEEELTPDIPNVSEEATKDLDQNGIIRVGAHIKEGDILIGKITPRGESDPSPEEKLLRAIFGDKASDAKDASLKAPPSTEGVVIDKKLFSRAKKDKNSKTREKAAIEKLEKIHQKNTEDLLEVLMSKLLVLLKDKTSQGITNTYGEVLISKGSKFSQKNLVNIDFMNVNPLGWTTDEVTNDQINTLLHNYNIKYNEELGRYKREKFNISIGDELPAGVLKLAKVYLASKRKLKVGDKMAGRHGNKGIVARIVRDEDMPFLADGTPLDIVLNPLGVPSRMNLGQIYETVLGWAGLKLGMRFATPIFDGATTEEIANYINEAGLPSFGHTYLYDGETGDRFHQKATVGVIYMLKLSHMVDDKMHARSIGPYSLITQQPLGGKAQFGGQRFGEMEVWALEAYGAANILQELLTIKSDDIVGRAKAYESIVKGDNIPKAGVPESFNVLIHELRGLGLDLKFD
- the rpoC gene encoding DNA-directed RNA polymerase subunit beta' codes for the protein MAIKKENRPKSNFNSITISLASPDVILERSYGEVLKPETINYRTYKPERDGLFCERIFGPVKDYECYCGKYKRIRYKGIVCDRCGVEVTEKKVRRERMGHIRLVVPVVHIWYFKSLPNKIGYLLGMSSKKLETIVYYERYVVIQAGAKQEKGMNYGDLLTEEEYLDILDTLPKDNQLLPDEDPNKFIAKMGAEAVEMMLARIDLDSLSYQLRNQAATETSQQRKAEALKRLSVVEAFRDANSRVENRPEWMVMQYIPVVPPELRPLVPLDGGRFASSDLNDLYRRVIIRNNRLKRLIEIKAPEVILRNEKRMLQEAVDSLFDNSRKSNAVKAEGGRALKSLSDVLKGKQGRFRQNLLGKRVDYSGRSVIVVGPELKLHECGLPKDMAAELFKPFIIRKLIERGIVKTVKSAKKLVDRKEAVVWDILENVLKGHPVLLNRAPTLHRLSIQAFQPKLVEGKAIQLHPLVCSAFNADFDGDQMAVHVPLSNAAILEAQLLMLSSHNILNPQNGTPITLPSQDMVLGLYYITKGKKTQGDVVVRGEGKAFYSAEEVIIALNEDRIDLHAHIRVKTTVRTAEGNLENKLIETTVGRVLFNQFVPKEAGYVNALLTKKSLREIIGDIIKYTDIPKTAKFLDDIKQLGFRMAFRGGLSFNINDLIIPEVKQEMIDAAAGEVDEVWDNYNMGLITNNERYNQIIDIWSRVDTKVTETLIRELATDKQGFNSVYMMLDSGARGSKQQIKQLAGIRGLMAKPRKSGSTGSEIIENPVLSNFKDGLNVLEYFISTHGARKGLADTALKTADAGYLTRRLVDVAQDVVINEEDCGTLRGIATAALKDNEEVIETLYDRILGRTSLHDVFDPHTEELLVSAGEEITEDIAHRIESSAIETVEIRSVLTCESRRGVCVKCYGKNLATGYTAQRGDAVGIIAAQSIGEPGTQLTLRTFHVGGVAGSTSVESGLQAKFDGTIQFDGLRTTTYENNEGEKVQVVIGRTGELRIMDVKNDRLLVTNNIPYGSTLLVKDGQKVAKGDQICTWDPFNAVIVSEIPGNIRFDSIIEGITFREEADEQTGHREKVVIETKDKNKIPSIYVDGNKEVKSYNLPVGSHIVISEGDHVRAGQVIVKIPRIIGKLRDITGGLPRVTELFEARNPSNPAIVSEIDGVVAFGNIKRGNREIIIESREGQIKKYLVPLTRHILVQDGDFVKAGTSLSDGSTTPADILAIKGPFAVQEYLVNEIQEVYRLQGVKINDKHIEVIVRQMMRKVNIEDPGDTRFLEGDTEDRFDFFEENDMIFDKKVVTEAGESAVLKAGQIVTLRQVREENSLLRRADKKLVEFRDAQPATSSPLLQGITKASLGTRSWISAASFQETTKVLSQAAINGKIDDMTGLKENIVTGHLIPAGTGLREFENMIVGSKEEYDILASSKEVFQFDEEE
- a CDS encoding DUF4397 domain-containing protein, which gives rise to MKKLLIVVLGWLIVMTACKKNSDSAIPVTSSSFMFFNGVPDKAYDIWLDSAKVGSKVIFGQHTPYQSMRAQLYTIYMVDTSNPRDTIRVGQINLRNKRFFSAYLGYDSANKVLAFRTLEDDLNPPAAADSMKLRVISLNYAFRSNGQAVTMDLFSQNNKFFRGLGFMQFTQYITLFGDSTYHFNFRPTDDTTAIPNKLDFPSQHGKVYTLITIGNTLSSDKFKTFTITHN
- a CDS encoding OmpH family outer membrane protein, with amino-acid sequence MRTCKQFVSKGLLAALAAGLFMACNGNKAGNNAPAATPAAGTNAPAAGFKIAYVDLDSLEAHFEYFKQKKSELEQKQQGMDNQLKAKARALQAEYQDLQRKASTLTQEQGEAAQRSLMAKQQQLEQEAQNMRAEYAQNETKFNEELQKRLDDFLKSFNADKRYSYIFSYRTGQSNILYADPAFDVTADVIKGMNEKGAEAPAAK
- a CDS encoding APC family permease, which translates into the protein MDINQNNSFKPTLGLLDATMIVAGSMIGSGIFIVTAEIARSVGGAGWVTAMWVLAGVVTLIAALSYGELSGMFPKAGGQYVYLREAYNPFIAFLFGWTQFGVIQTGTIAAVAVAFAKFTAYLIPGFSEKNILLSFNAELKPIFQISAAQLVAIVSIILLTYINTRGVKHGKVIQTVFTLAKLLSLFGLIVFGLLLGAKAEIWNANWQDPWNHFSMEAVNGDTIIKSLSGLAFFGAIAVSMKGSLFSSDAWNNVTFIAAEIKNPAKNIGRSLFLGTLIVTIIYVSCNLMYLAVLPLHDIAFAANDRVGVAAAEKIFGGIGSGIIAVMIMISTFGCNNGLILSGARIYYTMAQDGLFFRKAGELNKNAVPARGLWIQCFWASLLCLTGRYNDLLALVIFGVLIFYVLTILGIFILRKKRPELERPYKAIGYPVLPMIYVIVALSLAALLLIFETNYTLPGLGIILLGIPLYFLAMRSKGKALS